The Cyclopterus lumpus isolate fCycLum1 chromosome 12, fCycLum1.pri, whole genome shotgun sequence genome window below encodes:
- the mpx gene encoding eosinophil peroxidase: MLFSALLVLGICLIPVHSTPAGEHLGSPLLQQCFEEAKKVVDDAYKYSREESLRRVRREMVRPHDALRLLKQPRGETRSAVRSADYMAQTLRLLHERVHHVHKRSLNATDLLTPEDLRTLADISGCSARVSLPSCRTTPNLNEYRTATSVCNNLNDPRRGASNTPFSRWLPAEYEDGISQPRGWNKNRTFNNFMLPLVRQVSNNILNTTDAGVVNDTEYTHMVTLFGQWNDHDLTFTPFSPSIRSFSNGINCDESCDRTEPCIPIAIPLGDPRLPSGPDSCIPAFRSAPVCGTGNSAYNFGGEPNKREQINALTAFLDLGQVYGSDEKLALFLRDLENDGGLLRVNTEFRDNSRELLPFNPLQANMCATRKRITNDTTVREVPCFIAGDVRVDENIALTSIHTLFMREHNRLARLLKRLNPQWDSETLYQEARKIMGAYTQVFVFRDYLPHIVGVDAMRRQLGRYPGYNANVDPSISNVFATAAYRFAHLAIQPFLARLDANYREDPRFPSVPLFKAFFTPWRVVFEGGIDPLLRGLIGRPAKLNTQDHMMVDALREKLFQFVMHLALDLGSLNMERGRDHGLPGYNAWRKLCGLSQPSNQAQLAQVLNNNDLARRLLQLYGTADNIDIWMGGVAEPFVRGGRVGPLFSCLIATQFQRIRQGDRLWYENPGVFTQAQRSALSRASISSIICDNTGITSVPTDAFSVLSNRNRLVRCSRLRSLNLSAWRERACTGPGGNCKEVSQNETVNQMNEQNQENQPDQQDLRELKALLDNEVQ; encoded by the exons ATGCTTTTCTCTGCACTTCTTGTGCTGGGCATCTGCCTGATTCCTGTCCATTCCACACCTGCAG GAGAACATCTTGGCAGCCCTCTCCTTCAGCAGTGTTTCGAGGAGGCAAAGAAAGTCGTTGATGATGCCTACAAGTACTCCAGAGAAGA GAGTCTGAGACGAGTCCGCAGGGAGATGGTGCGTCCTCACGATGCTCTTCGTCTCCTCAAGCAGCCTCGTGGTGAGACGCGCTCAGCTGTGAGATCCGCAGACTACATGGCACAAACCCTCCGTCTGCTGCACGAGAGGGTTCATCATGTGCACAAACGCTCACTCAATGCAACAG ATTTGCTTACCCCAGAGGATCTGAGAACGCTTGCTGATATATCTGGTTGTTCGGCTCGGGTCAGTCTTCCATCATGCCGCACAACGCCAAACCTTAACGAGTATCGCACAGCCACCAGCGTCTGCAACAACCT GAATGACCCTCGCCGCGGAGCCTCAAACACCCCCTTCAGCCGCTGGCTACCTGCCGAATATGAAGACGGCATCTCTCAACCAAGAGGCTGGAACAAAAACCGAACGTTCAACAACTTCATGCTCCCATTG GTGCGACAGGTGTCCAACAACATCCTAAACACAACAGACGCAGGCGTCGTCAACGACACAGAATACACTCACATGGTGACCCTGTTTGGTCAGTGGAACGACCACGATCTCACCTTCACGCCCTTCTCCCCCAGCATCCGGTCCTTCAGCAATGGGATCAACTGTGACGAGAGCTGTGATAGAACTGAGCCGTGCATCCCCATCGCG ATTCCTCTGGGCGACCCCCGCTTGCCCTCGGGCCCAGACAGCTGCATCCCTGCATTCAGATCCGCGCCTGTTTGCGGGACGGGAAACTCTGCCTACAACTTTGGTGGAGAGCCCAACAAGAGGGAGCAGATCAACGCCCTGACAGCCTTCCTGGATCTCGGCCAAGTCTACGGCTCTGATGAGAAGCTTGCCCTGTTTCTTCGCGACCTCGAAAATGATGGCGGCCTCCTGCGTGTGAATACAGAGTTCAGGGACAACAGCCGTGAGCTGCTGCCCTTTAACCCCCTCCAGGCCAACATGTGTGCCACCCGCAAAAGAATCACCAACGACACCACCGTCCGAGAGGTGCCCTGTTTCATTGCAG GCGACGTCCGCGTGGACGAGAACATCGCTCTGACGTCCATTCACACGCTGTTCATGCGTGAGCATAACCGCCTGGCTCGTTTACTGAAGAGACTAAACCCTCAATGGGACAGTGAGACACTCTACCAAGAGGCCCGCAAGATCATGGGTGCTTACACACAG gtgtttgtgttcaggGACTATCTGCCTCACATTGTGGGTGTCGACGCGATGCGCAGACAGCTCGGCCGTTACCCCGGCTACAATGCTAACGTGGACCCCAGCATCTCCAACGTCTTTGCAACAGCAGCTTACCGCTTCGCCCACTTGGCCATCCAGCCATTCTTAGCCCGTCTGGATGCAAATTACAGGGAGGACCCTCGTTTCCCCAGCGTCCCCTTGTTCAAGGCCTTCTTCACGCCCTGGAGGGTCGTCTTTGAGG GTGGCATTGACCCCCTGCTCCGGGGTTTGATCGGCCGTCCTGCTAAACTGAACACTCAGGATCACATGATGGTGGACGCTCTGAGAGAGAAGCTGTTCCAGTTTGTGATGCATCTGGCTTTGGACTTGGGCTCTCTCAACATGGAGAGGGGCCGTGACCACGGATTGCCTG GTTACAACGCCTGGCGCAAGTTATGTGGCCTGTCTCAGCCCAGTAATCAGGCGCAGCTCGCTCAGGTCTTGAACAACAACGACCTGGCTCGCAGGCTGCTGCAGCTCTATGGTACGGCCGACAACATCGACATCTGGATGGGAGGCGTGGCGGAGCCGTTCGTCCGTGGCGGCCGTGTGGGGCCTCTGTTCTCCTGCCTCATCGCAACACAGTTCCAGAGGATCCGCCAGGGGGACAG GCTGTGGTACGAGAACCCGGGCGTCTTCACCCAGGCTCAGAGATCTGCTCTGTCCAGGGCCTCCATATCCAGCATCATCTGTGACAACACCGGTATCACGTCTGTCCCCACTGACGCCTTCAGCGTCCTCTCTAACAGGAACCGGCTCGTGCGCTGCTCCAGACTCCGAAGCCTGAACCTCTCAGCCTGGAGGGAGAGAGCGTGCACAG GCCCGGGTGGTAACTGTAAGGAAGTCAGTCAAAATGAG ACTGTGAACCAGATGAACGAgcagaaccaggagaaccagcCAGATCAGCAGGACCTCAGGGAGCTCAAGGCCCTCCTGGACAACGAG gtccAATAG
- the loxa gene encoding protein-lysine 6-oxidase, with protein sequence MGLRIFGTPLYAYACVYFLVFLLQAVQSQTNSGTQQGNSQSVALRQTLQWSHNGKVFSILSQGSEYQPPRRRGASQEQVQARPVTIIRDADVRHPDTTNQRVLQQQQQQQQQQPPRPASDLHRARGLPSPLQRLVRGQEHRQRHTDRVGERTETQKNSNATQEKVTVSPPPPRREDMMVGDDPYDPYKSSDSDNPYYNHYDVYDRPSRRSRPGYGTRYHQYGLPDLVPDAYYIQSSAYVQRVPMYNLRCAAEENCLSSSAYTASVRDYDTRMLLRFPQRVKNQGTADFLPSRPRYTWEWHSCHQHFHSMDEFSHYDLLDASSHHSVAEGHKASFCLEDTSCDYGYYRRFACTSHTQGLSPGCYDTYNADIDCQWIDITDVKPGNYILKISVNPQYHVPESDYSNNVVRCDVRYTGNYAYVSGCRMSSY encoded by the exons ATGGGATTACGCATATTTGGCACGCCACTTTACGCATATGCCTGCGTCTATTTTTTGGTTTTCCTCCTGCAAGCTGTCCAGTCTCAGACCAATTCAGGGACCCAACAAGGAAATAGCCAAAGTGTAGCTCTCCGGCAGACACTACAGTGGTCACACAACGGCAAGGTTTTTAGCATTTTAAGCCAGGGCTCGGAGTATCAGCCACCGAGGCGCAGGGGCGCATCCCAGGAGCAAGTGCAGGCCCGACCAGTCACCATCATTCGTGATGCGGACGTGAGACATCCGGACACCACGAACCAACGagtgctccagcagcagcagcagcagcagcagcagcagcctccccgGCCGGCGTCCGATCTGCACAGAGCCCGCGGGCTCCCGTCTCCGCTCCAAAGACTCGTGAGAGGGCAAGAGCACCGCCAGCGTCACACTGACCGTGTCGGTGAGCGCACGGAGACGCAGAAGAACAGCAATGCGACCCAGGAAAAGGTCACTGTCAGTCCGCCTCCGCCCCGGAGAGAAGACATGATGGTCGGTGATGATCCCTACGACCCCTACAAGTCCAGTGATAGTGATAACCCTTATTACAATCATTATGACGTTTACGACAGACCGAGCCGGAGATCGAGACCCGGATATGGCACAAGGTATCATCAGTATG gtcTGCCGGATCTAGTACCTGATGCCTACTACATTCAATCCTCTGCTTATGTCCAGAGAGTCCCAATGTACAACCTGAGATGTGCAGCTGAGGAGAACTGTTTGTCGAG CTCAGCATATACAGCCAGCGTTAGAGACTATGACACCCGTATGCTGCTGAGGTTTCCCCAGAGAGTCAAGAACCAAGGGACGGCGGACTTCCTCCCCAGCAGGCCACGTTACACCTGGGAGTGGCACAGCTGTCACCA GCACTTCCACAGCATGGATGAGTTCAGCCACTACGACCTGCTGGATGCCTCCTCTCACCACTCGGTGGCCGAAGGCCACAAAGCCAGCTTTTGCCTGGAGGACACTTCCTGTGACTACGGCTATTACAGGCGATTTGCCTGCACCTCACATACCCAG GGCCTGAGCCCAGGATGTTATGATACCTACAACGCAGACATCGACTGCCAGTGGATCGACATCACAGATGTGAAACCTGGAAACTATATCCTCAAG ATCAGTGTAAATCCCCAATATCATGTACCAGAATCAGACTACAGCAACAACGTTGTGCGCTGTGACGTTCGCTACACTGGCAACTACGCCTATGTGTCAGGTTGTCGCATGTCATC GTATTAG
- the snx24 gene encoding sorting nexin-24, with protein sequence MHPVRVSIPSFRSESNSIEKGYTVFRIDVLMNGRQHAVEKRYSEFHALHKMLKKSIKPPEIPSKHVRNWVPKVVEQRRQGLELYLQTIIMENGVLPKIFLDFLNIRHFPSVPKTESCGSFDTESEESSKLSHQPILLFLRDPYLLPTAHDAFSNVVIEGVVHGVFYPDLQPR encoded by the exons ATGCACCCAGTCAGAGTATCGATCCCGTCGTTCCGTTCAGAAAGCAACTCGATCGAGAAAGGATACACG gtCTTCAGAATTGACGTGCTGATGAATGGTAGACAACACGCTGTTGAGAAACGCTACAGTGAATTCCACGCTTTGCATAAAATG CTAAAGAAAAGCATAAAGCCTCCCGAGATCCCTTCCAAACATGTTAGAAACTGGGTTCCCAAAGTGGTGGAGCAGAGGAGGCAAGGCCTGGAGCTCTACCTGCAG ACTATAATTATGGAAAATGGAGTTCTTCCAAAGATATTCTTGGATTTCCTCAATATCCGCCATTTTCCTTCAGTGCCAAAAACAGAAAGCTGTGG GTCGTTTGATACAGAATCAGAAGAATCAAG TAAACTTTCACATCAGCCCATCTTGCTGTTTCTGAGAGACCCCTACCTGCTGCCAACCGCTCACG atgcattttcaaatgttgtgATTGAAGGTGTGGTTCATGGAGTTTTCTACCCGGATCTTCAACCAAGGTAG